A window from Exiguobacterium marinum DSM 16307 encodes these proteins:
- a CDS encoding S8 family peptidase yields MKKIALLTAVALLLPTTVGAAKPVILEKHGYVVSEPRISSQYYVHQIGTDLAWSKTRGASDIVVALIDSSADRNHMDLKNVPRVVNSMKGPYSADIHGTHTAGILAGKHNQFGIAGLAPNVRYHFYNVFYGKNSKYTDSWTVAKAVDTAVAKGANLINLSLGGDDYDSRLATSIKRARAKGVIIVASSGNDGQRKTTFPANMKEVIAVGAIDSRHRIADFSNMDANVKIVAPGVNVLSLGVNNRFVYMDGTSMAAPMVTASLALVKSINPYLTPGEIEALIAKMPRVSGTTHTELNTMKLLEATSRPIHISTPSVWKSRYVKDVKLSVMNHSNLKSSFTLYQGSKKIKTFSPNRTFTMYSSGDWLPSGQYRIVGQVTDGKYKRYTSRTIDYVNTLKTSVSVEATDEKTFTLRTSRKGMVTVLDVDGNVLYEALHIAGTFPVRGDTTRGLTVILKPTDVREKVVTTTYDAPEIEEEQPVVETL; encoded by the coding sequence ATGAAGAAGATTGCCCTTTTGACAGCAGTTGCGCTTTTACTGCCTACGACGGTAGGTGCAGCCAAACCTGTCATCCTTGAGAAGCATGGTTATGTCGTCTCAGAACCTCGTATATCGAGTCAGTATTATGTTCATCAAATCGGAACCGATTTGGCCTGGAGTAAAACGAGAGGAGCCTCCGACATCGTCGTGGCACTGATCGACTCATCTGCCGACCGGAATCATATGGATTTGAAAAATGTTCCTCGTGTCGTCAACTCAATGAAAGGACCCTACAGCGCTGACATTCACGGGACGCATACTGCAGGCATTTTGGCCGGTAAACATAATCAGTTCGGTATTGCCGGACTCGCACCGAACGTACGATATCACTTTTACAATGTGTTCTACGGAAAGAATTCAAAGTACACTGATTCATGGACTGTCGCGAAAGCTGTGGATACGGCAGTCGCGAAAGGTGCAAATCTAATCAACCTGTCTCTTGGGGGGGATGATTATGACAGCCGATTGGCCACATCAATCAAGCGGGCAAGGGCGAAGGGTGTGATCATTGTCGCATCTTCTGGAAATGATGGGCAACGCAAAACGACCTTTCCAGCAAATATGAAAGAAGTGATTGCGGTCGGTGCGATCGATTCCCGGCATCGTATCGCCGACTTTAGTAATATGGATGCAAACGTCAAAATCGTTGCGCCAGGCGTCAACGTCTTGTCTTTAGGGGTCAACAATCGTTTTGTCTATATGGATGGAACGTCCATGGCAGCACCGATGGTCACTGCTAGCCTAGCTCTTGTCAAATCAATCAATCCTTATTTAACTCCGGGAGAGATCGAAGCTTTGATTGCAAAAATGCCTCGAGTGTCCGGAACAACACATACCGAACTAAATACGATGAAATTGCTTGAAGCGACAAGCCGTCCGATTCATATTTCTACACCTTCTGTTTGGAAAAGTCGATACGTCAAAGACGTGAAATTGAGTGTCATGAATCACTCGAATCTCAAATCATCGTTCACACTCTATCAAGGAAGTAAAAAAATTAAAACGTTTTCACCGAATCGTACGTTCACAATGTATTCGAGCGGAGACTGGTTACCGAGTGGACAATATCGGATTGTCGGACAAGTGACAGATGGGAAATATAAGCGCTACACGAGTCGAACAATTGACTATGTCAACACGTTAAAAACATCTGTTTCGGTCGAAGCGACAGATGAAAAGACCTTTACGTTACGGACGTCACGAAAAGGGATGGTCACGGTTCTTGATGTAGATGGAAATGTACTATATGAAGCCCTTCATATTGCCGGAACGTTCCCAGTACGAGGGGATACGACACGAGGCTTGACTGTCATCCTGAAACCGACCGATGTACGAGAAAAAGTCGTGACAACCACTTACGACGCTCCTGAGATTGAGGAGGAGCAGCCCGTCGTCGAAACACTGTAA
- a CDS encoding THUMP domain-containing class I SAM-dependent RNA methyltransferase, whose protein sequence is MAKRKLIATAAMGIEALVAKEVRDLGYTCEVENGRVYIDAEMEDIPRLNMWLRTADRVKLVVAEFKATTFTELFDGVVALPWTELMPWDAALTVDGRSVKSKLFSIRDCQKITEKAIVEAMQRGYHKEGEWLPKSGAKFPIEVALLKDVATITIDTSGPLHRRGYRELHSQAPLKETMAAAMIQLTNWRPDMPFYDVFTGSGTLAIEAAMIGRNIAPGINREYFAQDWACIPKKAWYAAINEANEKAEWDKPLKIYGIDLDPRMVKLAKDNAELADVRDAITFVHSDAAALKPKEEYGVIIGNPPYGERLQSEEEIIDLYERIGAQYAKYPGYSVYMLTSYEDFEKAYGRPATKRRKLYNGNIETQYYQFFGKRRPRPDRDTNQKSD, encoded by the coding sequence ATGGCAAAACGTAAACTGATTGCGACAGCAGCGATGGGGATTGAGGCGCTCGTAGCAAAAGAAGTGAGAGATTTAGGGTACACGTGTGAAGTGGAAAATGGACGGGTCTATATCGATGCGGAGATGGAAGACATCCCACGCCTCAATATGTGGTTGCGGACAGCGGACCGAGTCAAACTCGTCGTTGCAGAATTCAAAGCGACGACGTTCACCGAATTGTTTGACGGGGTCGTGGCATTACCATGGACGGAACTCATGCCGTGGGATGCAGCGCTCACGGTTGACGGACGTTCAGTCAAGTCGAAACTGTTCTCGATTCGTGACTGCCAGAAAATCACGGAGAAGGCAATCGTCGAGGCGATGCAACGTGGTTACCACAAGGAAGGCGAGTGGTTGCCGAAATCAGGCGCAAAATTCCCGATTGAAGTCGCACTATTAAAAGATGTGGCGACCATCACAATCGATACATCCGGTCCGCTTCACCGTCGTGGTTATCGAGAGCTTCATTCGCAAGCTCCACTCAAAGAGACGATGGCAGCGGCGATGATTCAATTGACGAACTGGCGTCCGGACATGCCGTTTTATGATGTATTCACCGGTTCAGGGACGCTTGCAATCGAAGCGGCAATGATCGGACGTAACATTGCTCCGGGTATCAATCGTGAATACTTCGCTCAGGACTGGGCATGTATCCCGAAGAAAGCCTGGTATGCGGCAATCAATGAAGCGAACGAGAAGGCAGAGTGGGATAAACCCCTAAAAATTTACGGGATCGATCTCGACCCACGGATGGTGAAACTCGCGAAAGATAATGCTGAACTCGCAGACGTTCGTGATGCGATCACGTTCGTCCATAGTGACGCGGCCGCGTTGAAGCCGAAAGAAGAGTACGGTGTCATCATCGGCAACCCACCATATGGTGAGCGACTCCAATCTGAAGAAGAAATCATCGACTTGTACGAGCGAATCGGGGCACAATATGCGAAATACCCTGGATATAGTGTTTATATGTTGACGAGCTATGAAGACTTCGAGAAAGCGTACGGTCGCCCGGCGACGAAGCGTCGTAAATTGTACAACGGAAACATTGAGACACAGTATTATCAATTCTTCGGTAAACGTCGTCCACGTCCGGATCGTGATACGAATCAAAAATCTGACTAA
- a CDS encoding Gfo/Idh/MocA family protein — MNKLNILVVGIGDVAQKAYLPVYAGLKDVNVYLVSRDKQKLDAMLSTYRFQGGYTDLKEVTMSEMDAVMIHSTTSAHFEQAEYCLLQKKHVFIDKPITFMLEETERLVMLARENDVHLVTGFNRRFATATQALKQIGQKNMVFIQKNRTYKPATLREFVIEDFVHVVDTLRYLTDLRPVERLRVTPRYDGDVLKQVVIHFTAGGIEAIGWMNRDNGCTEEVMEVMSPNVKRVSRDVERILDYGPDGVREWALDPWESNLKRRGFIHMVEEFIRLVNGEPNTSVIAEDSLETHRLCEEILTHVQ, encoded by the coding sequence GTGAACAAATTGAATATTTTAGTAGTCGGAATTGGTGATGTGGCCCAAAAAGCATATCTGCCAGTGTATGCCGGATTGAAAGACGTCAACGTATACCTCGTTTCAAGGGATAAACAGAAGCTCGACGCTATGCTGTCAACGTATCGTTTCCAAGGTGGATACACTGACCTTAAGGAGGTGACGATGTCAGAGATGGATGCTGTCATGATTCATTCGACGACATCAGCACACTTTGAACAAGCCGAGTACTGTCTTCTTCAAAAGAAACATGTCTTCATTGATAAGCCGATCACGTTCATGCTTGAAGAGACGGAACGGCTTGTCATGTTAGCCAGAGAGAACGATGTTCATCTCGTCACCGGCTTCAATCGTCGATTTGCGACTGCGACACAAGCGTTGAAACAGATCGGACAAAAGAACATGGTGTTCATTCAAAAAAACCGAACTTATAAACCGGCGACGCTTCGTGAATTCGTCATCGAGGATTTTGTTCACGTCGTTGATACACTCCGCTATCTAACCGACCTTCGTCCGGTCGAACGGTTGCGTGTCACTCCGCGTTATGACGGAGACGTTTTGAAACAAGTGGTGATTCACTTCACTGCAGGTGGGATTGAAGCAATCGGTTGGATGAACCGTGATAACGGTTGCACCGAGGAAGTGATGGAGGTCATGTCTCCGAATGTGAAGCGTGTCAGCCGTGACGTCGAGCGGATTTTGGATTATGGACCCGACGGGGTGAGAGAATGGGCACTCGACCCGTGGGAGTCGAACTTGAAACGTCGCGGATTCATCCACATGGTCGAAGAGTTCATTCGGTTAGTAAACGGAGAACCGAATACGTCGGTCATTGCCGAGGATAGTCTTGAGACGCATCGACTGTGTGAAGAGATACTCACACATGTGCAGTGA
- a CDS encoding alanine/glycine:cation symporter family protein, with amino-acid sequence MDVRELIMQINDYLWSYLLIFVLIAGGLYFTIRMGFVQFRMLPEMFKLLFVKGLKHEKGQVSSFQAFAIGTAARVGTGNIAGVSTAIALGGPGAVFWMWLIALIGAASAFVESTLAQVYKVHDGKAWRGGPAYYIERALGERWLGIVFAILITFAFGFAFNSVQANTIALSVNNVFEIDTIWVGLILAALTAIVIFGGIRSISTLSGIIVPIMAGGYILLAIWVVLTNLDVVPQVFSAIFSEGVLSFQQLFGGAVGAAVLQGIRRGLFSNEAGMGSAPNAAATAEVSHPVKQGLIQSLSVFVDTLFICTATAMIVLISGVEGSEAFQGIELAQEALLVEIGPIATTLMTVAILLFAFSSILANYYYGETNIEFISEKKRYLITYRIAVVGMVMFGSVRSAGLVWSIADIFMGLMALVNMYAIFRLSTVAKTLLDDYILQKKDGKDPEFLKDDVDLPGKEHIEAWEAKKEEIS; translated from the coding sequence TTGGATGTTCGTGAACTGATTATGCAAATCAATGACTATTTATGGTCGTACCTACTCATCTTTGTCTTGATTGCCGGAGGACTTTATTTTACGATTCGGATGGGATTCGTTCAATTTCGAATGCTACCTGAAATGTTTAAACTGCTATTTGTGAAAGGACTCAAGCATGAGAAAGGTCAGGTATCTTCCTTCCAGGCGTTCGCAATCGGGACGGCAGCTCGTGTCGGTACGGGAAACATCGCCGGTGTGTCGACCGCCATCGCATTAGGAGGTCCTGGCGCCGTGTTTTGGATGTGGCTCATCGCATTGATTGGAGCGGCATCGGCATTCGTCGAGAGTACTCTCGCCCAAGTATATAAAGTGCATGATGGCAAAGCTTGGCGTGGCGGACCAGCATATTACATCGAGCGGGCATTAGGGGAGCGCTGGTTAGGGATCGTCTTTGCCATTTTGATTACCTTTGCATTTGGATTTGCTTTCAACTCGGTACAGGCGAATACGATTGCGCTCTCTGTGAACAATGTATTTGAGATTGATACGATATGGGTCGGGCTGATTTTAGCCGCCCTCACTGCAATTGTCATTTTCGGCGGAATTCGTTCGATCTCGACTTTGTCGGGAATTATTGTGCCAATCATGGCGGGTGGTTATATCCTACTAGCGATTTGGGTCGTCCTCACGAATCTTGATGTAGTGCCACAAGTATTCTCGGCCATCTTCTCAGAAGGTGTCCTCAGTTTCCAACAACTGTTCGGTGGAGCGGTCGGAGCAGCTGTCCTTCAAGGGATTCGCCGTGGATTGTTCTCGAACGAGGCAGGGATGGGTTCAGCACCGAATGCCGCCGCTACGGCTGAAGTTAGCCATCCTGTCAAACAAGGATTGATTCAATCACTCAGTGTTTTTGTCGATACATTATTCATCTGTACGGCGACGGCGATGATTGTCTTGATTTCGGGTGTGGAAGGTTCTGAGGCGTTTCAAGGAATCGAGCTTGCCCAAGAGGCGCTCCTCGTTGAGATCGGTCCGATAGCAACGACACTCATGACAGTTGCGATTCTTCTTTTTGCTTTTAGCTCGATCTTGGCCAACTACTACTATGGAGAGACGAATATTGAATTTATTTCTGAAAAAAAACGATATCTCATCACTTACCGGATTGCTGTTGTCGGTATGGTCATGTTTGGTTCGGTACGCTCGGCAGGACTTGTCTGGTCGATTGCGGACATCTTCATGGGGTTGATGGCACTTGTCAATATGTACGCGATTTTCCGATTAAGTACAGTTGCTAAGACGCTCCTCGATGATTATATACTCCAGAAGAAAGATGGCAAAGACCCAGAATTCTTAAAAGATGATGTAGATTTACCTGGCAAGGAGCATATTGAAGCGTGGGAAGCAAAAAAAGAAGAAATCAGTTGA
- a CDS encoding YihY/virulence factor BrkB family protein produces the protein MKQVILTIVKRFFVERFFDQAAMLAYYFILSTFPFLLFVLGIVGLLPFSSGDVIQALSLIMPEASYRLLEGNIEAIFDNSKLKLASFSILPALWISSIAVQSLVRALNDAYRAVRNKAFWRGILQDIAITLALMFVLPFSLLVPVIETALREVSSYILFIDEIVTTYAQIWFYFRWIIGTSLLFIVFVFVYKWLPSVVGTFKNSWAGAAFTTLGILVVSNVFSYYSQFANYEQFYGQLGAFIVLLIWFYLAASVILLGGLLNATLIEREEKLR, from the coding sequence ATGAAACAAGTAATCTTGACAATCGTCAAGCGATTTTTTGTAGAACGATTTTTTGATCAAGCTGCTATGTTAGCCTATTACTTCATTCTTTCTACATTCCCGTTCTTGTTGTTCGTGTTGGGGATTGTTGGACTTTTACCTTTTTCAAGTGGCGATGTGATTCAAGCATTGTCGCTCATTATGCCAGAAGCAAGTTATCGTCTATTAGAAGGAAATATCGAGGCGATTTTTGACAATTCAAAATTGAAATTGGCATCATTCAGTATCTTACCCGCACTTTGGATTTCATCGATTGCTGTCCAGTCATTAGTCCGGGCCTTGAACGATGCCTATCGGGCAGTCCGAAACAAGGCGTTTTGGAGAGGGATCTTACAGGATATTGCCATCACGTTAGCACTCATGTTTGTGCTTCCATTTTCTTTGCTCGTACCGGTGATTGAGACGGCGCTACGCGAGGTATCTTCGTATATCCTATTCATCGATGAGATTGTCACAACCTATGCTCAAATTTGGTTTTACTTTAGATGGATTATCGGAACGAGTCTTCTATTCATAGTATTCGTATTCGTCTATAAGTGGTTGCCAAGTGTTGTTGGTACTTTCAAGAATAGTTGGGCTGGAGCAGCATTTACGACTCTCGGAATACTAGTTGTGTCAAATGTGTTCAGTTACTATTCACAGTTTGCGAACTACGAACAGTTTTATGGACAACTTGGAGCGTTCATCGTCTTATTGATTTGGTTTTATCTAGCAGCCTCTGTGATTTTACTCGGAGGCCTCTTAAATGCGACACTGATCGAGAGGGAAGAAAAACTTCGTTAG
- the putP gene encoding sodium/proline symporter PutP, with the protein MLWQEWVSIALYLVMMLLIGYVAYKRTTDSSDYMLGGRKMGPGVTAMSAGASDMSGWMLMGLPGAMYATGLSAIWLAVGLVIGAYLNYLLVAPRLRVFTEMANDSITIPDFLENRFRDHSNWLRILSASVIIIFFTFYTSAGLVSGGKLFESSFGLNYQTGVIVTISVVILYTLFGGFTAVSWTDFAQGVIMFLALVLVPFVALTDLGGVDTAVNSATAINADLFDLFKGTTTLGIIGLLAWGLGYFGQPHIIVRFMAIRDVKSLKTARRIGMSWMTVSIIGAVMTGFVGIAYFRGQGNPLGDPETVFIQFSEVLFHPFITGFLLAAILAAVMSTVSSQLLVTSSALTEDFYRKFFNKEASEKTMVRAGRIGVLVVGFVATLMSLNPSSTILTLVGYAWAGFGSAFGPAILLSLYWTKMTRQGALAGILVGAITVILWIVTGLSTVLYEMVPGFFLSMLAIVLVSNFTSQKEQKRITREFGEMEAELAAAKKE; encoded by the coding sequence ATGCTATGGCAAGAATGGGTATCAATCGCGCTTTATCTCGTGATGATGCTTCTTATCGGATACGTCGCGTATAAGCGAACGACCGATTCATCAGATTATATGTTAGGTGGCCGTAAAATGGGGCCAGGAGTTACAGCCATGTCAGCCGGGGCTTCGGATATGAGTGGTTGGATGTTAATGGGACTACCAGGTGCAATGTATGCAACTGGACTATCAGCAATTTGGTTAGCCGTTGGATTGGTCATCGGAGCTTACTTGAACTACTTGTTAGTTGCTCCACGACTTCGCGTCTTCACAGAGATGGCGAACGATTCGATTACGATTCCAGACTTTTTAGAGAATCGGTTCCGAGATCACTCGAACTGGCTACGGATCCTATCCGCATCCGTCATCATCATCTTCTTCACGTTCTACACGTCAGCCGGACTCGTTTCTGGCGGGAAGTTGTTTGAAAGCTCATTCGGATTGAACTATCAGACAGGTGTCATCGTCACAATCAGTGTCGTCATCTTGTACACCCTTTTCGGTGGGTTCACAGCAGTTAGTTGGACGGATTTCGCCCAAGGCGTCATCATGTTCTTGGCACTCGTGCTCGTTCCTTTCGTCGCATTAACAGATCTCGGTGGAGTAGACACTGCTGTCAACTCTGCAACAGCAATCAATGCCGACTTGTTTGATTTATTTAAAGGTACGACAACACTTGGGATTATCGGTCTCCTCGCCTGGGGACTCGGTTACTTTGGTCAGCCGCACATCATCGTCCGATTTATGGCCATTCGTGATGTGAAATCTTTGAAAACAGCTCGTCGTATCGGAATGAGCTGGATGACTGTATCGATTATTGGTGCCGTCATGACAGGTTTCGTCGGAATCGCATACTTCCGCGGTCAAGGAAATCCGCTTGGTGACCCAGAAACAGTCTTCATTCAATTCTCTGAAGTCTTGTTCCACCCGTTCATCACTGGATTCTTATTAGCTGCGATTCTTGCAGCGGTCATGTCGACCGTATCGTCACAATTGCTCGTTACGTCGTCTGCTTTGACAGAAGACTTTTATCGTAAGTTCTTCAACAAAGAAGCAAGTGAAAAAACAATGGTACGCGCCGGTCGTATCGGTGTCTTGGTCGTCGGGTTCGTAGCAACACTCATGTCTCTCAACCCATCTAGCACAATCTTGACACTCGTTGGATATGCATGGGCTGGATTCGGCTCAGCTTTCGGACCAGCAATTCTCTTGTCACTCTATTGGACGAAGATGACACGTCAAGGTGCCCTCGCTGGTATCCTCGTTGGTGCCATCACAGTTATTCTTTGGATTGTGACTGGACTCTCAACTGTCCTTTACGAAATGGTCCCTGGCTTCTTCTTAAGTATGTTGGCAATCGTACTTGTCAGTAACTTTACAAGCCAGAAAGAACAAAAACGCATCACTCGTGAATTCGGCGAAATGGAAGCTGAATTGGCAGCTGCGAAAAAAGAATAA
- a CDS encoding D-alanyl-D-alanine carboxypeptidase family protein, protein MRRMIAAVVLLSIIAMIPTLVGFKQDKESPTPAEAAAPKMEPMKQGPVFPNIEMGSWHPSESTILSNDDISVGALTFINVTKQEILIDKNADDRVFPASTTKLMTALLAYEKASVADELDQSVITIQASTLDIPWDSHIAHLTIGDKLTVRQALYATLLESGNDAANSLAEYTSGSTEAFVQLMNDRAKVLGLAGTHFMNAHGYSDPNHYTTANDMAKIAFAFSTYPELVEIAGTYEYKAEFDDIDGNGKRRWWYHLGSAVNERSINYSKYVTATKTGYTDESGYTMVFIMQHEEETYILVTMQAKSGQTFPTMRLVEETAFQ, encoded by the coding sequence ATGCGACGAATGATTGCAGCGGTTGTGTTGCTCAGCATCATCGCAATGATCCCGACCTTAGTCGGATTTAAACAAGACAAGGAATCACCAACACCTGCAGAGGCAGCCGCTCCGAAAATGGAACCGATGAAACAAGGTCCGGTCTTTCCGAATATTGAGATGGGGTCATGGCATCCCAGTGAATCAACTATATTATCAAACGATGACATTTCCGTTGGAGCTTTGACCTTCATCAACGTGACGAAGCAGGAAATTTTAATCGATAAGAACGCAGACGATCGCGTGTTCCCAGCGAGCACAACCAAACTGATGACGGCACTGCTCGCCTACGAAAAAGCATCCGTCGCAGACGAGCTCGATCAATCAGTTATCACCATCCAAGCATCTACACTCGACATTCCATGGGATAGTCACATCGCCCATCTCACAATTGGTGATAAATTGACGGTACGCCAGGCTTTATATGCTACTCTTCTCGAATCGGGAAATGATGCTGCGAATAGTCTAGCGGAATATACGAGTGGGTCTACCGAAGCATTTGTTCAATTAATGAACGACCGTGCGAAAGTTTTAGGATTAGCTGGCACTCACTTTATGAATGCACACGGATACTCAGATCCGAATCATTATACAACGGCGAACGACATGGCTAAAATTGCCTTCGCATTCAGTACATACCCTGAACTTGTTGAAATTGCCGGGACTTATGAATACAAAGCTGAATTTGACGACATTGACGGAAACGGCAAACGGCGTTGGTGGTATCACCTCGGATCCGCTGTTAATGAAAGAAGCATTAACTATTCGAAATACGTGACGGCTACTAAAACAGGTTACACCGACGAATCCGGTTATACGATGGTGTTCATCATGCAACATGAAGAAGAGACGTATATCTTGGTCACAATGCAAGCAAAATCTGGGCAGACATTCCCGACGATGCGACTCGTTGAAGAGACAGCATTCCAATAA
- a CDS encoding FAD-dependent oxidoreductase codes for MHRYPFTNSIWRQHDTGPLYPSLNVSESADVVVIGAGITGLVCAYELQKRGKQVTLLEALEIGHGTTGHTTAKCSVQHGSIYQKLIRHFGETVARLYYEFNAEALVYLQNQVNEGFDCDFSLEHSYLYATEPNDELVKELDAYRRLKIDGGEATEEVNHALPFTIEQALVIRNQAQFHPVKYLRELAERFVRLGGNIYEQTRAMEVSQGPRPIVTTATGRRVQANQVVIATHYPFNDLRGLYVSKFSVERSYIVACETDTDPLKGMYLSVDHNSRSYRSYVDNGKTYLLIGGEGHLAGQVTDTRSRYDRLESDAQHHFGTNRSTYRWSSQDLITLDSLPYVGQMFKREPDIFVATGFLKWGMTNGIAAGILLADQLTNRPDRFSELVSPLRTTVKPTDLPAFLKTNLDTATQFTKGAVERVLERQDVQDLQLDEGGIVQVGHRTKGVYRDLENRCHVVNLTCTHLGCTVKWNNAERTWDCPCHGSRFDAKGAVLEGPATKPLTYSKREDL; via the coding sequence ATGCATCGTTATCCGTTCACGAATTCTATTTGGCGACAGCATGACACAGGGCCCTTGTATCCCTCGTTAAATGTTTCAGAATCAGCTGACGTCGTAGTCATTGGAGCCGGGATTACAGGACTTGTCTGTGCTTATGAGTTGCAGAAGCGAGGGAAGCAAGTGACGCTTTTAGAAGCGTTAGAGATTGGTCATGGTACCACTGGTCATACGACGGCCAAATGTTCTGTTCAACACGGGTCGATTTATCAAAAATTGATACGACACTTCGGTGAGACGGTTGCGCGTCTTTACTACGAATTCAATGCTGAAGCACTTGTCTATTTACAGAATCAAGTAAACGAAGGATTCGATTGCGATTTTTCTTTGGAACATTCGTACTTATATGCGACGGAACCAAATGACGAACTCGTAAAAGAACTCGATGCTTACCGCCGTCTAAAGATTGATGGGGGAGAAGCGACAGAGGAAGTGAATCATGCACTTCCATTTACAATCGAACAAGCTTTAGTAATTCGCAATCAAGCACAGTTTCATCCCGTCAAGTACTTACGTGAATTAGCTGAACGCTTTGTTCGACTCGGCGGAAATATCTATGAACAGACGAGGGCGATGGAAGTGAGTCAAGGTCCACGACCGATTGTCACGACTGCTACAGGAAGACGGGTTCAGGCAAATCAGGTCGTGATTGCGACCCATTATCCGTTCAATGATCTACGTGGGCTATACGTGTCTAAATTTTCAGTAGAGCGCTCCTATATCGTTGCTTGTGAAACGGATACAGATCCGCTGAAAGGGATGTATTTAAGTGTCGATCACAACAGTCGATCGTATCGGTCATATGTTGATAATGGAAAAACATATTTACTAATTGGTGGAGAAGGACATTTAGCGGGACAGGTGACGGACACCCGAAGTCGTTATGATCGTCTGGAGAGCGATGCCCAACATCATTTTGGAACGAATCGGTCGACGTATCGTTGGTCTTCTCAAGATCTCATCACATTAGATTCCCTCCCGTATGTAGGACAGATGTTTAAGCGGGAACCAGATATCTTCGTGGCGACAGGATTTTTAAAATGGGGTATGACTAACGGAATTGCTGCCGGAATATTGTTAGCTGATCAACTCACGAATCGTCCAGACCGTTTTTCAGAGTTGGTGTCACCACTCCGGACAACTGTCAAACCAACAGACCTCCCTGCATTTTTAAAGACAAACCTCGACACCGCCACACAATTCACGAAAGGAGCGGTCGAACGGGTGCTCGAACGACAAGATGTTCAAGATCTTCAGCTAGATGAAGGTGGAATCGTGCAAGTGGGTCATCGCACAAAAGGGGTATACCGAGATTTAGAAAACCGCTGCCATGTTGTCAACCTGACCTGCACACACCTCGGTTGTACAGTGAAATGGAACAATGCGGAAAGGACATGGGATTGTCCTTGTCATGGGTCTCGTTTTGATGCAAAAGGAGCCGTCCTGGAAGGACCTGCGACAAAACCACTCACCTATAGCAAGCGAGAAGATTTGTAA